One Sander vitreus isolate 19-12246 chromosome 23, sanVit1, whole genome shotgun sequence DNA window includes the following coding sequences:
- the mdm1 gene encoding nuclear protein MDM1 isoform X3, whose product MGLSREPGLQRRKRLGPGGLAQSCGSLLCPPDPQHTTAPPAASRTRSAHRKESSMKPNPPTPPGARADPRSRVDPEPPAGPRPAADPELSGEPGAAVTFAKPHPSKHDSQPQLSRPFTAAPDGQQPSANEVQHALRWRAGLRTGGQRSGNHRSEYHRQFSWKKPAAADSPILSAEQMLHSSSRSVPPFKKHPVPMETEYRRSFQGLAPPAKPRLRKHLEHHHKVPLFHTHTTNKKRRQESEKKPCPKRDVPAPQKDDTMPPSLPPQGQRGHRMLTEYESSFRSPLYRIPEGGGATDGVALQVKELRQKALSYRLRAWGANFSRDHLSQLLSEHNALWEPSDTTDSATDPPTPRLTVDLCHDADRRSTSPVEALDLASHSSNSSKRLSVTGSGNKNTETKAQTPPSPSAERRSAWGEGGEGQEEEEKTDEEEGRLPTPRLKIGPVQRTHHDLTTPATGGAILVGKLKSSDESSPYKQKCGSAVSMAAGAETAVDVPVEPKVAWPDNNSTHPPSSSSSSSPSGPAPDHKPASRPASKPIRTKQTPPPPVAPPLLVPPPQHCIQGTLRHADFQHNGDLGLRFRELQCSGGGCGSDEDERLSVMSWHSAASCSMASAVLERAQKRRENFWGKR is encoded by the exons ATGG GTCTCAGCAGAGAACCAGGTCTCCAGCGTCGGAAGAGGCTCGGTCCTGGTGGTCTCGCTCAGTCCTGCGGCTCTCTGCTCTGTCCTCCAGATCCACAGCACACAACAGCTCCCCCTGCTG CCTCTAGGACTCGCTCAGCCCACAGGAAGGAGTCTTCCATGAAGCCAAATCCTCCAACACCTCCTGGAGCACGAGCTGACCCTAGATCTCGTGTAGACCCAGAACCTCCAGCAGGACCACGACCTGCTGCAGACCCAGAACTGTCAGGAGAACCAGGAGCTGCGGTCACATTTG CGAAGCCCCACCCCTCCAAGCACGATAGCCAACCACAGCTGAGCCGACCTTTTACAGCAGCGCCTGATGGACAGCAGCCCTCGGCCAATGAG GTTCAGCACGCTCTGCGGTGGAGGGCGGGGCTGAGGAccggaggtcaaaggtcaggaaATCATAGGTCAGAGTATCACAGACAGTTCAGCTGGAAGAaacctgcagctgctgattCACCCATACTGTCCGCAGAACAG ATGCTCCACTCCAGCAGCAGATCAGTGCCCCCCTTTAAGAAACACCCCGTTCCCATGGAAACAGAGTATCGGCGCAGCTTCCAGGGTCTGGCCCCGCCTGCCAAGCCCCGCCTCCGGAAACACCTGGAACATCATCACAAAGTCCCATtgttccacacacacacg ACCAACAAAAAGAGAAGGCAGGAGTCAGAGAAGAAGCCGTGCCCCAAACGTGATGTTCCCGCCCCTCAGAAAGATGATACTATGcccccttctcttcctcctcaagGGCAGAGAggacacag gaTGTTGACAGAGTATGAGTCCAGCTTTCGTTCTCCCCTCTACAGGATCCCAGAAGGAGGCGGAGCCACGGACGGCGTGGCCCTTCAG GTGAAGGAGTTGAGGCAGAAGGCCTTGTCGTACCGCCTCCGAGCCTGGGGGGCGAATTTCTCCAGAGATCACCTGAGCCAGCTGCTGTCCGAACACAACGCTCTGTGGGAGCCATCGGACACCACCGACTCGGCAACTGACCCTCCCACCCCCCGCCTGACCGTTGACCTCTGTCATGACGCTGACAGACGCAGCACTTCCCCTGTGGAGGCCCTGGACCTGgccag cCACTCCAGTAACTCCAGTAAGAGGCTTTCTGTTACGGGCTCagggaacaaaaacacagagacgAAAGCACAGACACCTCCAAGTCCTTCTGCTGAAAGGCGTTCGGCctggggagaaggaggagaaggacaggaagaagaagaaaaaacagatgA ggaggaGGGAAGATTACCAACTCCGAGGCTGAAGATAGGACCGGTTCAGAGAACTCACCATGACCTCACCACACCTGCCACcg GAGGCGCTATACTGGTGGGAAAACTGAAGAGCAGTGATGAATCTTCTCCGTATAAACAG AAGTGTGGGTCAGCTGTTTCCATGGCAGCGGGGGCGGAGACTGCGGTTGACGTGCCAGTCGAACCAAAAGTGGCGTGGCCGGACAATAACTCCActcaccccccctcctcctcctcctcctcctccccatctGGCCCCGCCCCCGACCACAAACCAGCCTCGAGACCTGCCTCTAAACCAATCAGGACGAAGCAAACGCCTCCGCCCCCTGTAGCCCCACCCCTGCTAGTCCCGCCCCCGCAGCACTGTATCCAAGGCACTCTGAGACACGCCGACTTCCAGCACAACG GTGATCTGGGTCTGAGGTTCCGGGAGCTGCAGTGTTCAGGAGGAGGCTGCGGCTCTGACGAAG ACGAGCGTCTGTCGGTGATGTCGTGGCATTCGGCGGCCTCCTGCTCCATGGCGTCCGCCGTGCTGGAGCGCGCTCAGAAGAGACGAGAGAACTTCTGGGGGAAGAGatga
- the mdm1 gene encoding nuclear protein MDM1 isoform X1, protein MTVRFKCQSEYQKSYRVPRSRSVSPQRYAPLAGLRSDQMGLSREPGLQRRKRLGPGGLAQSCGSLLCPPDPQHTTAPPAASRTRSAHRKESSMKPNPPTPPGARADPRSRVDPEPPAGPRPAADPELSGEPGAAVTFAKPHPSKHDSQPQLSRPFTAAPDGQQPSANEVQHALRWRAGLRTGGQRSGNHRSEYHRQFSWKKPAAADSPILSAEQMLHSSSRSVPPFKKHPVPMETEYRRSFQGLAPPAKPRLRKHLEHHHKVPLFHTHTTNKKRRQESEKKPCPKRDVPAPQKDDTMPPSLPPQGQRGHRMLTEYESSFRSPLYRIPEGGGATDGVALQVKELRQKALSYRLRAWGANFSRDHLSQLLSEHNALWEPSDTTDSATDPPTPRLTVDLCHDADRRSTSPVEALDLASHSSNSSKRLSVTGSGNKNTETKAQTPPSPSAERRSAWGEGGEGQEEEEKTDEEEGRLPTPRLKIGPVQRTHHDLTTPATGGAILVGKLKSSDESSPYKQKCGSAVSMAAGAETAVDVPVEPKVAWPDNNSTHPPSSSSSSSPSGPAPDHKPASRPASKPIRTKQTPPPPVAPPLLVPPPQHCIQGTLRHADFQHNGDLGLRFRELQCSGGGCGSDEDERLSVMSWHSAASCSMASAVLERAQKRRENFWGKR, encoded by the exons ATGACCGTCCGCTTCAAG tgtCAGAGTGAATACCAGAAAAGCTACAGGGTTCCCCGGTCCAGAAGTGTGTCTCCTCAGCGCTACGCTCCATTGGCCGGCCTGCGCTCCGACCAGATGG GTCTCAGCAGAGAACCAGGTCTCCAGCGTCGGAAGAGGCTCGGTCCTGGTGGTCTCGCTCAGTCCTGCGGCTCTCTGCTCTGTCCTCCAGATCCACAGCACACAACAGCTCCCCCTGCTG CCTCTAGGACTCGCTCAGCCCACAGGAAGGAGTCTTCCATGAAGCCAAATCCTCCAACACCTCCTGGAGCACGAGCTGACCCTAGATCTCGTGTAGACCCAGAACCTCCAGCAGGACCACGACCTGCTGCAGACCCAGAACTGTCAGGAGAACCAGGAGCTGCGGTCACATTTG CGAAGCCCCACCCCTCCAAGCACGATAGCCAACCACAGCTGAGCCGACCTTTTACAGCAGCGCCTGATGGACAGCAGCCCTCGGCCAATGAG GTTCAGCACGCTCTGCGGTGGAGGGCGGGGCTGAGGAccggaggtcaaaggtcaggaaATCATAGGTCAGAGTATCACAGACAGTTCAGCTGGAAGAaacctgcagctgctgattCACCCATACTGTCCGCAGAACAG ATGCTCCACTCCAGCAGCAGATCAGTGCCCCCCTTTAAGAAACACCCCGTTCCCATGGAAACAGAGTATCGGCGCAGCTTCCAGGGTCTGGCCCCGCCTGCCAAGCCCCGCCTCCGGAAACACCTGGAACATCATCACAAAGTCCCATtgttccacacacacacg ACCAACAAAAAGAGAAGGCAGGAGTCAGAGAAGAAGCCGTGCCCCAAACGTGATGTTCCCGCCCCTCAGAAAGATGATACTATGcccccttctcttcctcctcaagGGCAGAGAggacacag gaTGTTGACAGAGTATGAGTCCAGCTTTCGTTCTCCCCTCTACAGGATCCCAGAAGGAGGCGGAGCCACGGACGGCGTGGCCCTTCAG GTGAAGGAGTTGAGGCAGAAGGCCTTGTCGTACCGCCTCCGAGCCTGGGGGGCGAATTTCTCCAGAGATCACCTGAGCCAGCTGCTGTCCGAACACAACGCTCTGTGGGAGCCATCGGACACCACCGACTCGGCAACTGACCCTCCCACCCCCCGCCTGACCGTTGACCTCTGTCATGACGCTGACAGACGCAGCACTTCCCCTGTGGAGGCCCTGGACCTGgccag cCACTCCAGTAACTCCAGTAAGAGGCTTTCTGTTACGGGCTCagggaacaaaaacacagagacgAAAGCACAGACACCTCCAAGTCCTTCTGCTGAAAGGCGTTCGGCctggggagaaggaggagaaggacaggaagaagaagaaaaaacagatgA ggaggaGGGAAGATTACCAACTCCGAGGCTGAAGATAGGACCGGTTCAGAGAACTCACCATGACCTCACCACACCTGCCACcg GAGGCGCTATACTGGTGGGAAAACTGAAGAGCAGTGATGAATCTTCTCCGTATAAACAG AAGTGTGGGTCAGCTGTTTCCATGGCAGCGGGGGCGGAGACTGCGGTTGACGTGCCAGTCGAACCAAAAGTGGCGTGGCCGGACAATAACTCCActcaccccccctcctcctcctcctcctcctccccatctGGCCCCGCCCCCGACCACAAACCAGCCTCGAGACCTGCCTCTAAACCAATCAGGACGAAGCAAACGCCTCCGCCCCCTGTAGCCCCACCCCTGCTAGTCCCGCCCCCGCAGCACTGTATCCAAGGCACTCTGAGACACGCCGACTTCCAGCACAACG GTGATCTGGGTCTGAGGTTCCGGGAGCTGCAGTGTTCAGGAGGAGGCTGCGGCTCTGACGAAG ACGAGCGTCTGTCGGTGATGTCGTGGCATTCGGCGGCCTCCTGCTCCATGGCGTCCGCCGTGCTGGAGCGCGCTCAGAAGAGACGAGAGAACTTCTGGGGGAAGAGatga
- the mdm1 gene encoding nuclear protein MDM1 isoform X2 has product MTVRFKCQSEYQKSYRVPRSRSVSPQRYAPLAGLRSDQMGLSREPGLQRRKRLGPGGLAQSCGSLLCPPDPQHTTAPPAASRTRSAHRKESSMKPNPPTPPGARADPRSRVDPEPPAGPRPAADPELSGEPGAAVTFAKPHPSKHDSQPQLSRPFTAAPDGQQPSANEVQHALRWRAGLRTGGQRSGNHRSEYHRQFSWKKPAAADSPILSAEQMLHSSSRSVPPFKKHPVPMETEYRRSFQGLAPPAKPRLRKHLEHHHKVPLFHTHTTNKKRRQESEKKPCPKRDVPAPQKDDTMPPSLPPQGQRGHRIPEGGGATDGVALQVKELRQKALSYRLRAWGANFSRDHLSQLLSEHNALWEPSDTTDSATDPPTPRLTVDLCHDADRRSTSPVEALDLASHSSNSSKRLSVTGSGNKNTETKAQTPPSPSAERRSAWGEGGEGQEEEEKTDEEEGRLPTPRLKIGPVQRTHHDLTTPATGGAILVGKLKSSDESSPYKQKCGSAVSMAAGAETAVDVPVEPKVAWPDNNSTHPPSSSSSSSPSGPAPDHKPASRPASKPIRTKQTPPPPVAPPLLVPPPQHCIQGTLRHADFQHNGDLGLRFRELQCSGGGCGSDEDERLSVMSWHSAASCSMASAVLERAQKRRENFWGKR; this is encoded by the exons ATGACCGTCCGCTTCAAG tgtCAGAGTGAATACCAGAAAAGCTACAGGGTTCCCCGGTCCAGAAGTGTGTCTCCTCAGCGCTACGCTCCATTGGCCGGCCTGCGCTCCGACCAGATGG GTCTCAGCAGAGAACCAGGTCTCCAGCGTCGGAAGAGGCTCGGTCCTGGTGGTCTCGCTCAGTCCTGCGGCTCTCTGCTCTGTCCTCCAGATCCACAGCACACAACAGCTCCCCCTGCTG CCTCTAGGACTCGCTCAGCCCACAGGAAGGAGTCTTCCATGAAGCCAAATCCTCCAACACCTCCTGGAGCACGAGCTGACCCTAGATCTCGTGTAGACCCAGAACCTCCAGCAGGACCACGACCTGCTGCAGACCCAGAACTGTCAGGAGAACCAGGAGCTGCGGTCACATTTG CGAAGCCCCACCCCTCCAAGCACGATAGCCAACCACAGCTGAGCCGACCTTTTACAGCAGCGCCTGATGGACAGCAGCCCTCGGCCAATGAG GTTCAGCACGCTCTGCGGTGGAGGGCGGGGCTGAGGAccggaggtcaaaggtcaggaaATCATAGGTCAGAGTATCACAGACAGTTCAGCTGGAAGAaacctgcagctgctgattCACCCATACTGTCCGCAGAACAG ATGCTCCACTCCAGCAGCAGATCAGTGCCCCCCTTTAAGAAACACCCCGTTCCCATGGAAACAGAGTATCGGCGCAGCTTCCAGGGTCTGGCCCCGCCTGCCAAGCCCCGCCTCCGGAAACACCTGGAACATCATCACAAAGTCCCATtgttccacacacacacg ACCAACAAAAAGAGAAGGCAGGAGTCAGAGAAGAAGCCGTGCCCCAAACGTGATGTTCCCGCCCCTCAGAAAGATGATACTATGcccccttctcttcctcctcaagGGCAGAGAggacacag GATCCCAGAAGGAGGCGGAGCCACGGACGGCGTGGCCCTTCAG GTGAAGGAGTTGAGGCAGAAGGCCTTGTCGTACCGCCTCCGAGCCTGGGGGGCGAATTTCTCCAGAGATCACCTGAGCCAGCTGCTGTCCGAACACAACGCTCTGTGGGAGCCATCGGACACCACCGACTCGGCAACTGACCCTCCCACCCCCCGCCTGACCGTTGACCTCTGTCATGACGCTGACAGACGCAGCACTTCCCCTGTGGAGGCCCTGGACCTGgccag cCACTCCAGTAACTCCAGTAAGAGGCTTTCTGTTACGGGCTCagggaacaaaaacacagagacgAAAGCACAGACACCTCCAAGTCCTTCTGCTGAAAGGCGTTCGGCctggggagaaggaggagaaggacaggaagaagaagaaaaaacagatgA ggaggaGGGAAGATTACCAACTCCGAGGCTGAAGATAGGACCGGTTCAGAGAACTCACCATGACCTCACCACACCTGCCACcg GAGGCGCTATACTGGTGGGAAAACTGAAGAGCAGTGATGAATCTTCTCCGTATAAACAG AAGTGTGGGTCAGCTGTTTCCATGGCAGCGGGGGCGGAGACTGCGGTTGACGTGCCAGTCGAACCAAAAGTGGCGTGGCCGGACAATAACTCCActcaccccccctcctcctcctcctcctcctccccatctGGCCCCGCCCCCGACCACAAACCAGCCTCGAGACCTGCCTCTAAACCAATCAGGACGAAGCAAACGCCTCCGCCCCCTGTAGCCCCACCCCTGCTAGTCCCGCCCCCGCAGCACTGTATCCAAGGCACTCTGAGACACGCCGACTTCCAGCACAACG GTGATCTGGGTCTGAGGTTCCGGGAGCTGCAGTGTTCAGGAGGAGGCTGCGGCTCTGACGAAG ACGAGCGTCTGTCGGTGATGTCGTGGCATTCGGCGGCCTCCTGCTCCATGGCGTCCGCCGTGCTGGAGCGCGCTCAGAAGAGACGAGAGAACTTCTGGGGGAAGAGatga
- the mdm1 gene encoding nuclear protein MDM1 isoform X4, protein MKPNPPTPPGARADPRSRVDPEPPAGPRPAADPELSGEPGAAVTFAKPHPSKHDSQPQLSRPFTAAPDGQQPSANEVQHALRWRAGLRTGGQRSGNHRSEYHRQFSWKKPAAADSPILSAEQMLHSSSRSVPPFKKHPVPMETEYRRSFQGLAPPAKPRLRKHLEHHHKVPLFHTHTTNKKRRQESEKKPCPKRDVPAPQKDDTMPPSLPPQGQRGHRMLTEYESSFRSPLYRIPEGGGATDGVALQVKELRQKALSYRLRAWGANFSRDHLSQLLSEHNALWEPSDTTDSATDPPTPRLTVDLCHDADRRSTSPVEALDLASHSSNSSKRLSVTGSGNKNTETKAQTPPSPSAERRSAWGEGGEGQEEEEKTDEEEGRLPTPRLKIGPVQRTHHDLTTPATGGAILVGKLKSSDESSPYKQKCGSAVSMAAGAETAVDVPVEPKVAWPDNNSTHPPSSSSSSSPSGPAPDHKPASRPASKPIRTKQTPPPPVAPPLLVPPPQHCIQGTLRHADFQHNGDLGLRFRELQCSGGGCGSDEDERLSVMSWHSAASCSMASAVLERAQKRRENFWGKR, encoded by the exons ATGAAGCCAAATCCTCCAACACCTCCTGGAGCACGAGCTGACCCTAGATCTCGTGTAGACCCAGAACCTCCAGCAGGACCACGACCTGCTGCAGACCCAGAACTGTCAGGAGAACCAGGAGCTGCGGTCACATTTG CGAAGCCCCACCCCTCCAAGCACGATAGCCAACCACAGCTGAGCCGACCTTTTACAGCAGCGCCTGATGGACAGCAGCCCTCGGCCAATGAG GTTCAGCACGCTCTGCGGTGGAGGGCGGGGCTGAGGAccggaggtcaaaggtcaggaaATCATAGGTCAGAGTATCACAGACAGTTCAGCTGGAAGAaacctgcagctgctgattCACCCATACTGTCCGCAGAACAG ATGCTCCACTCCAGCAGCAGATCAGTGCCCCCCTTTAAGAAACACCCCGTTCCCATGGAAACAGAGTATCGGCGCAGCTTCCAGGGTCTGGCCCCGCCTGCCAAGCCCCGCCTCCGGAAACACCTGGAACATCATCACAAAGTCCCATtgttccacacacacacg ACCAACAAAAAGAGAAGGCAGGAGTCAGAGAAGAAGCCGTGCCCCAAACGTGATGTTCCCGCCCCTCAGAAAGATGATACTATGcccccttctcttcctcctcaagGGCAGAGAggacacag gaTGTTGACAGAGTATGAGTCCAGCTTTCGTTCTCCCCTCTACAGGATCCCAGAAGGAGGCGGAGCCACGGACGGCGTGGCCCTTCAG GTGAAGGAGTTGAGGCAGAAGGCCTTGTCGTACCGCCTCCGAGCCTGGGGGGCGAATTTCTCCAGAGATCACCTGAGCCAGCTGCTGTCCGAACACAACGCTCTGTGGGAGCCATCGGACACCACCGACTCGGCAACTGACCCTCCCACCCCCCGCCTGACCGTTGACCTCTGTCATGACGCTGACAGACGCAGCACTTCCCCTGTGGAGGCCCTGGACCTGgccag cCACTCCAGTAACTCCAGTAAGAGGCTTTCTGTTACGGGCTCagggaacaaaaacacagagacgAAAGCACAGACACCTCCAAGTCCTTCTGCTGAAAGGCGTTCGGCctggggagaaggaggagaaggacaggaagaagaagaaaaaacagatgA ggaggaGGGAAGATTACCAACTCCGAGGCTGAAGATAGGACCGGTTCAGAGAACTCACCATGACCTCACCACACCTGCCACcg GAGGCGCTATACTGGTGGGAAAACTGAAGAGCAGTGATGAATCTTCTCCGTATAAACAG AAGTGTGGGTCAGCTGTTTCCATGGCAGCGGGGGCGGAGACTGCGGTTGACGTGCCAGTCGAACCAAAAGTGGCGTGGCCGGACAATAACTCCActcaccccccctcctcctcctcctcctcctccccatctGGCCCCGCCCCCGACCACAAACCAGCCTCGAGACCTGCCTCTAAACCAATCAGGACGAAGCAAACGCCTCCGCCCCCTGTAGCCCCACCCCTGCTAGTCCCGCCCCCGCAGCACTGTATCCAAGGCACTCTGAGACACGCCGACTTCCAGCACAACG GTGATCTGGGTCTGAGGTTCCGGGAGCTGCAGTGTTCAGGAGGAGGCTGCGGCTCTGACGAAG ACGAGCGTCTGTCGGTGATGTCGTGGCATTCGGCGGCCTCCTGCTCCATGGCGTCCGCCGTGCTGGAGCGCGCTCAGAAGAGACGAGAGAACTTCTGGGGGAAGAGatga